In the Sus scrofa isolate TJ Tabasco breed Duroc chromosome 6, Sscrofa11.1, whole genome shotgun sequence genome, one interval contains:
- the IRX5 gene encoding LOW QUALITY PROTEIN: iroquois-class homeodomain protein IRX-5 (The sequence of the model RefSeq protein was modified relative to this genomic sequence to represent the inferred CDS: inserted 1 base in 1 codon) has product MSYPQGYLYQPSASLALYSCPAYSTSVISGPRTDELGRSSSGSAFSPYAGSTAFTAPSPGYNSHLQYGADPAAAAAAAFSSYVGSPYDHTPGMAGSLGYHPYAAPLGSYPYGDPAYRKNATRDATATLKAWLNEHRKNPYPTKGEKIMLAIITKMTLTQVSTWFANARRRLKKENKMTWTPRNRSEDEEEEENIDLEKNDEDEPQKPEDKGDPEGPEAGGAEQKAASGCERLQGPPPPAGKETEGSLSDSDFKEPPSEGRLDALXGPPRAGGPSPAGPAAARLTEDPAPHYPTGAPAPGPHPAAGELPPGPGGPSVIHSPPPPPPPQAVLAKPKLWSLAEIATSSDKVKDGGGGNEGSPCPPCPGPVAGQALGSSRASPAPAPSRSPSAQCPFPGGTVLSRPLYYTAPFYPGYTNYGSFGHLHGHPGPGPGPTTGPGSHFNGLNQTVLNRADALAKDPKMLRSQSQLDLCKDSPYELKKGMSDI; this is encoded by the exons ATGTCCTATCCGCAGGGCTACTTGTACCAGCCGTCCGCCTCGCTGGCGCTCTACTCGTGCCCGGCGTACAGCACCAGCGTCATCTCGGGGCCCCGCACGGATGAGCTCGGCCGCTCGTCGTCGGGCTCCGCGTTCTCGCCCTACGCCGGCTCCACCGCCTTCACGGCGCCCTCGCCGGGCTACAACTCGCACCTCCAGTACGGCGCCGaccccgcggcggcggcggccgccgcCTTCTCTTCGTACGTG GGCTCTCCTTACGACCACACTCCGGGCATGGCAGGCTCCTTGGGGTACCACCCGTACGCGGCGCCCCTGGGCTCATACCCGTACGGGGACCCCGCTTACCGGAAGAACGCCACCCGAGACGCCACCGCTACGCTCAAGGCCTGGCTGAACGAGCACCGCAAGAACCCCTACCCCACCAAGGGCGAGAAGATCATGCTGGCCATCATCACCAAGATGACCCTCACCCAGGTGTCCACCTGGTTCGCCAACGCGCGTCGGCGCCTCAAGAAGGAGAACAAGATGACGTGGACGCCGCGGAACCGCAgcgaggacgaggaggaggaggagaacatTGATCTGGAGAAGAACGACGAAGATGAGCCCCAGAAGCCCGAGGACAAGGGCGACCCCGAGGGCCCCGAAGCAG GAGGAGCAGAGCAGAAAGCGGCTTCGGGCTGCGAACGGCTGCAGGGGCCGCCCCCCCCCGCCGGCAAAGAGACCGAGGGCAGCCTCAGCGACTCGGATTTTAAGGAGCCGCCATCCGAGGGCCGCCTGGACGCGC CCGGGCCCCCCCGCGCCGGCGGGCCCTCCCCGGCTGGGCCTGCGGCAGCTCGGCTGACCGAGGACCCGGCCCCTCACTACCCCACCGGCGCGCCGGCACCCGGCCCACACCCAGCCGCGGGAGAGCTGCCCCCCGGTCCCGGAGGGCCCTCGGTCATACActcgccgccaccgccgccgccgccgcaggcGGTGCTCGCCAAGCCCAAACTGTGGTCTCTGGCCGAGATCGCCACATCCTCGGACAAGGTCAAGGACGGGGGCGGCGGGAATGAGGGCTCCCCATGCCCACCGTGCCCCGGGCCGGTGGCCGGGCAAGCCCTAGGAAGCAGCCGTGCATCGCCGGCACCCGCGCCATCGCGCTCACCCTCGGCGCAGTGCCCCTTTCCAGGCGGGACGGTGCTGTCTCGGCCTCTCTACTACACGGCGCCCTTCTATCCCGGCTACACGAACTATGGCTCCTTCGGACACCTTCACGGCCACCCGGGGCCCGGCCCAGGCCCCACAACGGGTCCGGGCTCGCATTTCAATGGATTAAACCAGACCGTGTTGAACCGAGCGGACGCTTTGGCTAAAGACCCGAAAATGTTGCGGAGCCAGTCCCAGCTAGACCTGTGCAAAGACTCTCCCTATGAATTGAAGAAAGGTATGTCCGACATTTAA